The Podospora bellae-mahoneyi strain CBS 112042 chromosome 7, whole genome shotgun sequence genome includes a window with the following:
- a CDS encoding hypothetical protein (EggNog:ENOG503NWB8; COG:E; MEROPS:MER0003374) yields the protein MPIEPIINLIAKSKAQQLREKKHHIYTLHRQYFMINPTRNPQPSPLPFPPRRPHGTPPRLPTPSGQWGDDVELPSPALQAASCDLKGRTSSFYPAKNVRESERASHHPSSCFFFLLIPVFFFFFKKKIPFSQMLCIKSCHHQRTALRITITAKQHTTAAAACKRAFTSFSSSITRPSCKTPVRLRPLHYTTARAPCHYFSSTSSKMAPPPASAHEFLDFVNASPTPYHAVQTATSLLQKAGFHPISERTPWTPSTISPGGKYYLTRNASSLIAFAVGSRWSPGNPIAMIGAHTDSPCLRVKPVSKRTANGYLQVGVETYGGGIWHSWFDRDLSVAGRVLVRVKEGGFEQRLVRVEKPIVRIPSLAIHLHRQSNFDPNKEEEMVPIAGLVEEVLNKKGDVEEGEEEEFEPLKAIDERHHSEFLKLIAKEAGVDKVEDVQDFELILYDTQKAVLGGMNEEFIYSGRLDNLDMTFCAVKALIGSVKDGKGLEEETGIRLVACFDHEEIGSLSAHGADSNLLPAVLRRLSVLPGVDGNQQSESNETAFEQTLAKSFLISADMAHAVHPNYAGKYERNHQPQMNKGTVIKINANQRYATNSPGIVLVKECARRKRVPLQLFVVKNDSPCGSTIGPMLSAKLGVRTLDLGNPQLAMHSIREMGGSWDVEHAIGLFEGFLEGYGGLEGGLVVD from the exons ATGCCTATTGAGCCCATCATTAACCTTATAGCAAAATCTAAAGCTCAACAattgagagaaaaaaagcatCACATATATACCCTCCACAGACAATATTTCATGATAAATCCAACAAGGAAccctcaaccctccccccttcccttccccccgcGCCGGCCCCACGGAACCCCACCGCGGCTACCGACTCCATCAGGCCAgtggggtgatgatgttgagcttccttcccccgccctccaagCTGCAAGCTGTGACTTGAAAGGGAGAACTAGCAGTTTTTACCCCGCCAAAAACGTAAGAGAGAGTGAAAGAGCGAGCCACCACCCAAGCAgctgtttcttctttttattGATCccggtttttttctttttttttaaaaaaaaaatccctTTCTCTCAAATGCTCTGTATAAAAAGCTGCCATCACCAGCGAACTGCGTTGAGGATAACAATAACAGCAAAACAACAcaccactgctgctgctgcttgtaAAAGGGCGTTCACCTCGTTTTCTTCTTCTATTACTCGCCCCTCTTGTAAAACCCCAGTTCGACTTCGACCTCTTCATTATACAACAGCTCGCGCGCCCTGCCATtacttctcctccacctcatccaaaatggcaccccctcccgcctccgCCCACGAGTTCCTCGACTTTGTCAACGCCTCTCCCACCC CCTACCACGCAGTCCAaaccgccacctccctcctccaaaaagcaGGCTTCCACCCCATCTCCGAACGCACCCCCTGgaccccctccaccatctctcCCGGAGGTAAATACTACCTCACCCgcaacgcctcctccctcatcgcctTCGCCGTCGGGTCTCGATGGTCCCCCGGCAACCCCATCGCCATGATCGGCGCGCACACTGACTCCCCCTGCCTCCGTGTCAAGCCAGTCAGCAAACGCACCGCGAACGGGTACCTCCAGGTCGGTGTCGAGACGTACGGGGGCGGGATCTGGCACAGCTGGTTCGATAGGGATTTGTcggtggcggggagggtgctcGTCAGGGTAAAAGAGGGCGGGTTTGAgcagaggttggtgagggtggagaaGCCGATTGTGAGGATCCCGAGCTTGGCGATTCATTTGCATAGGCAGAGCAATTTTGATCCGaataaggaggaggagatggtgccTATtgcggggttggtggaggaggttcttaacaagaagggggatgtcgaggaaggggaagaggaggagtttgagccGCTGAAGGCTATTGACGAGAGACATCATTCGGAGTTTTTGAAACTCATTGCCAAAGAGGCCGGGGTGGACAAAGTGGAGGACGTTCAGGATTTCGAGCTGATTTTGTATGACACGCAAAAGGCGGTTTTGGGCGGGATGAATGAGGAGTTTATCTACAGCGGGAGGTTGGATAACTTGGACATGACGTTTTGTGCGGTCAAGGCTCTGATTGGGAGTGtgaaggatgggaagggtctggaggaggagacggggatCAGGCTGGTGGCGTGTTTTGACCACGAGGAGATTGGGAGTTTGAGCGCCCATGGAGCGGACTCTAACTTGCTGCCGGCTGTCCTCAGACGGCTGTCCGTCCTCCCTGGGGTCGACGGGAACCAACAATCCGAAAGCAACGAAACGGCCTTTGAGCAGACCCTCGCGAAAAGCTTTTTGATCTCGGCGGACATGGCGCATGCTGTTCACCCGAATTATGCGGGCAAGTATGAACGGAACCACCAGCCGCAGATGAACAAGGGGACGGTGATCAAGATTAATGCCAATCAGAGGTATGCGACGAATTCGCCGGGGATTGTGCTGGTGAAGGAGTGcgcgaggaggaaaagggtGCCGCTGCAGTTGTTTGTGGTCAAGAATGACAGTCCCTGTGGGAGCACGATTGGGCCGATGCTGAGCGCCaagttgggggtgaggacGTTGGATCTGGGGAACCCGCAGCTGGCCATGCACAGTAtcagggagatgggggggagCTGGGACGTGGAGCATGCGATTGGGTTGTTTgaggggtttttggaggggtatggggggttggaggggggctTGGTTGTTGATTAG